Proteins encoded within one genomic window of Dermatophilus congolensis:
- a CDS encoding HPr family phosphocarrier protein, translated as MATRTVEIASSVGLHARPASLFVQAATATGLPVTIAKEGGQPVDARSILAVMALGAKHGEQVTLSAEGADAEAKLDELVALLARDLDAE; from the coding sequence ATGGCCACCCGCACCGTAGAAATCGCCTCTTCAGTAGGGCTGCATGCACGCCCCGCCTCTCTGTTCGTTCAGGCGGCTACCGCTACGGGCTTGCCCGTGACAATCGCTAAAGAGGGCGGCCAACCCGTCGACGCTCGCAGCATCCTGGCCGTGATGGCTCTGGGCGCCAAGCACGGCGAGCAGGTCACCTTGTCTGCCGAAGGCGCCGACGCTGAGGCCAAGCTCGACGAGCTCGTCGCGCTCCTGGCCCGTGACCTGGACGCGGAGTGA
- a CDS encoding histidine phosphatase family protein: MHTAPDLDAPTRLWLVRHGTTAHTMCGRISGRGGIDPDLDDNGAEQAARVAAALHREIKEPAVQVVSSSLRRAHTTAQVIAAAVNTDVVCRPAWDEQDMGDWDGLTWSEIKARGADAAAIRCGNTQSAPGGENFAQLCTRVHQDWEEIITAAQSLVIVTHRGPLDALLVKLLGIDRSTAALFDIAPCSITRIRAWRDGGVAIDTLGEKAHLLEH; encoded by the coding sequence ATGCACACTGCCCCTGACCTTGATGCACCCACTCGACTATGGCTTGTACGTCATGGCACAACCGCACACACGATGTGTGGCCGCATCTCAGGCAGGGGCGGCATCGACCCCGACCTTGACGACAACGGGGCAGAGCAAGCCGCACGCGTCGCAGCAGCACTACACCGCGAAATAAAAGAACCCGCCGTGCAGGTTGTGAGCAGCTCACTGCGACGTGCACACACAACGGCCCAAGTGATCGCCGCAGCAGTCAACACAGACGTCGTCTGCCGCCCTGCGTGGGATGAACAAGACATGGGTGACTGGGATGGCCTCACCTGGTCTGAGATCAAAGCTCGCGGAGCAGACGCAGCAGCCATCCGATGCGGGAACACCCAAAGCGCGCCCGGTGGAGAAAATTTCGCACAGCTGTGCACACGCGTACACCAGGACTGGGAAGAGATCATCACTGCAGCCCAGTCTCTGGTTATCGTCACGCACCGTGGCCCCTTAGATGCGCTCCTGGTCAAACTGCTCGGAATCGACCGCAGCACCGCGGCACTCTTTGACATCGCGCCGTGCTCAATCACCCGGATCCGCGCGTGGCGCGATGGAGGCGTAGCAATCGACACACTCGGCGAAAAAGCACACCTGCTCGAACACTAA
- a CDS encoding PTS fructose transporter subunit IIC yields the protein MKFVGVTSCPTGIAHTYMAAEALEQAAKAAGHTMIVETQGSAGSEPLTADQIAEADAVIFAHDLEVKDIARFAGKPTIDVGVKKGISDAEALIAAAVAKAEKATTAAPAPAAQEFSTGQTTAPSAEPDRVGAGTKIRQWLMTGVSHMIPFVAAGGILIALGFMLAQVFGGQTGAIDVTKNFALENKPDAINLMADFNPANGMHWAALLFLIGAASFGFLVPILSGYIAYGIADRPGLVPGIVGGSIAVTLGAGFIGGIITGFIGGFIARWISSWKVHKGVRGVMPVVVIPLLSTLITAAAMILVLGRPIKALMDGLTGALNGMTGSSAILLGAILGLMMGFDLGGPVNKAAYTFATTGLAAAGTNMQAPQLVIMAATMAAGMVAPLGLALATSIRPRLFTEPERENGRAAWLLGFSFISEGAIPFAAADPIRVIASSMAGSAVTGALVMAFGCTLRAPHGGVWVTPLIGNALMFVLAVVVGMIVTGALVVLLKSHAARPTVSAATPAP from the coding sequence ATGAAATTCGTCGGAGTAACCTCCTGCCCCACCGGCATCGCCCACACCTACATGGCCGCTGAGGCCCTTGAACAGGCCGCTAAAGCAGCCGGGCACACCATGATCGTCGAAACCCAAGGGTCAGCGGGCTCTGAGCCCCTCACCGCCGATCAAATCGCCGAGGCAGACGCTGTCATTTTCGCCCACGACCTCGAGGTCAAAGACATTGCCCGTTTCGCGGGTAAACCCACCATCGACGTGGGCGTCAAAAAGGGCATCAGTGACGCTGAGGCCCTTATCGCCGCAGCTGTAGCCAAAGCCGAGAAAGCCACCACTGCTGCCCCGGCACCAGCCGCCCAAGAATTTTCCACGGGTCAGACCACTGCTCCATCAGCAGAACCTGACCGGGTTGGCGCAGGCACCAAGATTCGCCAATGGCTCATGACTGGCGTATCTCACATGATTCCGTTCGTCGCCGCGGGCGGCATCCTCATCGCCCTGGGGTTCATGCTCGCCCAGGTGTTCGGCGGACAAACCGGGGCCATCGACGTCACCAAAAACTTCGCTCTTGAAAACAAGCCTGATGCGATCAACCTCATGGCCGATTTCAACCCGGCCAATGGCATGCACTGGGCAGCACTGCTTTTCCTCATCGGTGCAGCGTCGTTCGGGTTCCTTGTGCCGATCCTGTCCGGGTACATCGCCTACGGTATCGCCGACCGTCCAGGCCTGGTCCCGGGGATCGTCGGCGGATCTATTGCCGTTACTCTTGGCGCTGGCTTCATCGGCGGCATCATCACCGGTTTCATCGGTGGCTTCATCGCACGCTGGATCAGCAGTTGGAAAGTTCACAAAGGTGTGCGCGGCGTTATGCCTGTTGTTGTCATTCCGCTGTTGTCGACGCTGATCACCGCCGCGGCAATGATTCTTGTCCTCGGGCGCCCCATCAAGGCCCTTATGGATGGCCTCACTGGCGCACTCAACGGCATGACCGGTTCTAGCGCGATCCTGCTGGGCGCGATCCTTGGACTGATGATGGGCTTCGATCTTGGTGGCCCGGTAAATAAAGCGGCTTACACTTTCGCAACAACTGGCCTGGCGGCTGCTGGAACCAACATGCAAGCCCCTCAGCTGGTCATCATGGCTGCCACGATGGCTGCAGGGATGGTTGCTCCTCTTGGGCTTGCTTTGGCCACTTCGATACGCCCCCGACTGTTCACCGAACCTGAGCGTGAAAACGGTAGAGCTGCATGGCTTCTCGGTTTTTCGTTTATTTCCGAAGGGGCCATCCCGTTCGCTGCGGCCGACCCGATCCGCGTTATCGCTTCGTCGATGGCAGGTTCTGCGGTTACCGGCGCCCTCGTCATGGCATTTGGATGCACATTACGCGCTCCGCACGGCGGTGTGTGGGTCACACCTCTTATCGGTAACGCACTCATGTTTGTCCTTGCCGTTGTTGTCGGCATGATTGTCACCGGCGCCCTCGTGGTTCTCCTTAAAAGCCACGCAGCGCGCCCCACAGTCTCTGCTGCAACACCTGCCCCCTAG
- a CDS encoding Nif3-like dinuclear metal center hexameric protein, giving the protein MSVATLADVLAILENSYPAHTAQSWDKVGLVAGDHGQPIQRIHFAVDPTLDVVREAVTAGADLLVTHHPLLLRGIHSVATTTAKGAILTEAIVADLALFCAHTNADSAFPGVNTALAAACGLDPEATSPLSIEEGSPLGLVGDLPAPTRFDEFVTRLAEQLPRTAVGVRASGPAHGQVQRVALLGGAGDSLFDEVRAAKADVYVTSDLRHHPASEAREEAFGATPYLVDAGHYATEHLWLAEAAETLRSNLHTHGHVVDVYVSELVTDPWSFVIGAHGPCENPERM; this is encoded by the coding sequence ATGAGCGTTGCCACCCTGGCTGACGTGCTGGCTATCCTTGAAAACTCCTACCCAGCCCACACTGCGCAGTCGTGGGACAAGGTCGGGCTCGTTGCCGGGGACCATGGCCAGCCAATTCAACGAATCCACTTCGCTGTCGATCCCACGCTCGACGTGGTTCGTGAAGCAGTCACCGCTGGCGCCGACCTTCTTGTGACGCATCACCCGTTGCTGTTGCGCGGAATCCATTCCGTAGCCACAACAACCGCCAAAGGCGCCATCCTCACCGAAGCAATCGTCGCTGACCTGGCTCTTTTCTGCGCCCACACGAACGCCGACTCGGCATTCCCAGGCGTGAACACTGCTCTGGCAGCTGCGTGTGGTTTGGATCCAGAAGCCACCAGCCCCTTAAGCATCGAAGAAGGATCGCCACTAGGGCTAGTCGGTGACCTGCCCGCACCGACGCGCTTCGATGAATTCGTCACGCGGTTAGCTGAACAACTTCCACGCACTGCGGTGGGAGTGCGGGCCTCTGGGCCAGCGCACGGACAAGTGCAACGCGTAGCCCTGCTCGGCGGGGCAGGAGATTCCCTCTTTGACGAGGTCCGGGCCGCCAAAGCGGATGTATACGTCACCTCCGACCTGCGTCACCACCCGGCAAGCGAAGCCCGAGAAGAAGCCTTCGGCGCCACGCCCTACCTCGTCGACGCCGGCCACTACGCCACCGAACACCTTTGGCTCGCAGAAGCAGCCGAAACTTTGCGATCCAACCTCCACACACACGGCCACGTTGTCGACGTGTACGTTAGTGAGCTCGTCACCGACCCGTGGAGCTTCGTTATTGGCGCCCACGGGCCGTGCGAAAATCCTGAGCGCATGTGA
- the ptsP gene encoding phosphoenolpyruvate--protein phosphotransferase — protein MTETHRILTGIGVSAGTASGPVVTVRPAPGFDADEPPTTDVAEATRAVREALEATAAGLEARVAHATESARPVLEATAMMARDPGLAAGIEGKLATGSGLTRAVHDAVADYIAMFESLGGYMAERTSDLRDVRDRVICRLRGLNEPGIPELVRPCVLVAADLAPAETATLTPGTVLGIVTSEGGPTSHTAILAAQLGIPAVVQAKGVLDVSDGTEIALDGGVGEVIISPTLEEQTQLAERATRRARALEGSRGPGATMDDHKVALLANIGTIEDARSAAEQDLEGSGLFRTEFLFLERDCAPTLEEQTATYTDVFTAFGDRRVVVRTLDAGADKPLAFADLGEEENPALGRRGLRLSMARVDLLETQLQALAAAHRATGADVHVMAPMVATVDEAEWFAERARAHGLPSVGIMVEIPAAALRARHMFEVVDFVSIGTNDLSQYTLAADRMQGELSGLLDPWQPALLELVARTCEAGLANGKKTGVCGEAGGDPLMALVLVGLGVTSLSMAPGRVKAVRAALRMHQLHECRHMAESALQARSAADARQAVLELVSPSLHDLL, from the coding sequence ATGACTGAGACACACCGCATCCTTACCGGGATCGGCGTGTCGGCAGGAACCGCCTCGGGGCCGGTCGTCACCGTACGACCGGCCCCCGGTTTTGATGCCGATGAGCCTCCCACCACTGACGTTGCTGAAGCCACTCGCGCAGTGCGGGAAGCACTCGAGGCAACAGCAGCTGGGTTGGAAGCACGCGTAGCCCACGCCACCGAAAGTGCCCGCCCTGTCCTGGAAGCTACGGCGATGATGGCCCGCGACCCTGGCCTGGCCGCCGGTATCGAGGGCAAACTCGCAACTGGTAGTGGCCTTACTCGCGCTGTTCACGACGCTGTGGCCGACTACATCGCCATGTTCGAAAGCCTTGGTGGCTACATGGCAGAGCGCACCTCAGACTTGCGTGATGTCCGGGATCGGGTGATCTGCCGGCTCCGCGGTTTGAACGAACCTGGTATTCCTGAGCTGGTTCGCCCCTGCGTACTTGTTGCCGCAGATTTGGCTCCTGCCGAAACCGCCACCCTCACCCCCGGAACTGTGTTGGGGATTGTCACTTCTGAGGGCGGCCCGACCAGCCACACAGCGATCTTGGCTGCACAGCTTGGCATTCCTGCCGTAGTACAGGCCAAAGGCGTGTTGGATGTCAGCGACGGCACGGAAATCGCCCTCGATGGTGGAGTCGGAGAAGTCATCATCTCCCCCACGCTGGAGGAGCAGACTCAGCTCGCTGAGCGCGCTACCCGCCGTGCACGAGCCCTGGAGGGATCCCGAGGCCCGGGCGCAACGATGGATGACCATAAAGTTGCTCTCCTGGCCAACATCGGCACGATCGAGGACGCACGTTCTGCCGCAGAGCAAGATCTTGAGGGCTCTGGCCTTTTCCGTACGGAGTTCTTGTTCCTTGAGCGTGACTGCGCTCCCACGTTGGAGGAGCAGACCGCTACGTACACCGACGTGTTCACCGCTTTCGGTGACCGCCGTGTTGTGGTCCGCACACTCGACGCGGGCGCAGACAAGCCGCTTGCGTTTGCTGACCTCGGTGAAGAGGAGAACCCTGCGCTAGGGCGGCGAGGTCTGCGGTTGTCGATGGCGCGTGTAGACCTGCTGGAAACGCAGCTGCAGGCTTTGGCTGCCGCTCACCGCGCTACCGGGGCTGACGTGCATGTCATGGCTCCCATGGTGGCCACGGTAGATGAGGCTGAATGGTTCGCTGAGCGGGCCCGAGCTCATGGGTTGCCCAGCGTTGGCATCATGGTTGAAATTCCTGCGGCTGCTCTTCGGGCTCGCCACATGTTTGAGGTTGTCGACTTTGTCAGCATCGGCACCAACGACTTGTCGCAGTACACCCTTGCCGCTGACCGCATGCAGGGAGAGCTTTCTGGTCTTCTTGACCCGTGGCAGCCAGCATTGCTGGAACTGGTGGCGCGCACCTGTGAAGCCGGTTTGGCAAACGGTAAGAAAACAGGTGTTTGTGGTGAGGCCGGCGGTGACCCGTTGATGGCCTTGGTTTTGGTTGGGCTTGGGGTCACTAGCTTGTCGATGGCCCCGGGCCGAGTGAAGGCAGTGCGGGCTGCGCTGCGTATGCATCAGCTGCACGAGTGCCGTCACATGGCTGAGTCGGCTTTGCAGGCCCGTAGCGCCGCTGATGCGCGTCAGGCTGTGCTGGAGCTTGTCTCGCCTTCGCTGCACGATTTGCTCTGA
- a CDS encoding DUF3052 domain-containing protein: MATSAQNGHLSKLGFGNGDIVMEFGYDDDVDDNLRMEIEDLIDGDLEDEDFEEAVDAVLVWWRDGDGDLTDNLVDAVSALGPNGFIVLLSPKVGRDGEVDPVEIAEAAETAGLNASVSTNLTPQWSATRLVAPKNAAKR; the protein is encoded by the coding sequence GTGGCAACGTCCGCACAGAACGGACATCTGAGCAAGCTTGGCTTCGGCAATGGCGACATCGTCATGGAGTTCGGCTACGACGACGACGTCGATGACAACCTCCGCATGGAGATCGAGGACCTCATTGATGGTGACCTCGAAGACGAAGACTTCGAGGAGGCTGTTGACGCGGTTCTCGTCTGGTGGCGCGACGGCGACGGCGACCTAACAGACAACCTCGTCGATGCCGTATCAGCTTTGGGGCCTAACGGATTCATCGTGCTGCTCTCTCCGAAGGTGGGCAGGGACGGTGAAGTTGACCCCGTCGAGATCGCTGAAGCCGCTGAAACTGCCGGGCTCAACGCCTCAGTGAGCACCAACCTGACCCCTCAGTGGTCCGCCACGCGCCTGGTTGCCCCCAAGAACGCAGCCAAACGCTGA
- the aceE gene encoding pyruvate dehydrogenase (acetyl-transferring), homodimeric type, with translation MSSEESGPIINGLPSRLPDVDPEETAEWLESMDAVLRNGGTQRARYLMLRMMQHARENEVGVPTTRTTDYVNTIPIEQEPWFPGDEDMERAFRRLVRWNAAVLVHRAQRPGIGVGGHISTYASAASLYEVGLNHFFRGQDHPGGGDQIFFQGHASPGMYARAFLEGRLSEDRLDGFRQEKSHIVSGNIEAIPSYPHPRSMGDFWQFPTVSMGLGPINAIYQAQFNRYLHNRGIKDTSQQHVWAFLGDGEMDEVESRGALQWAAGEELDNLTFVVNCNLQRLDGPVRGNGKIIQELESYFAGAGWNVIKLIWGRGWDELLAADSQGALREVMNTTLDGDFQTFRANDGKYVRDHFFGRDPRTLKMVENWSDEDIWWKLKRGGHDYRKIYAAYDRAMKHTGQPTVILAHTIKGYTLGSHFAGRNATHQMKKLALDDLKALRDTLHIPFTDEQLEKDPYLPPYYNPGPDDERVQYALERRRQLGGFVPERRSKHTPVHLPDDAAYKVAKKGSGKQQVATTMAFVRLLKDLMRDKEFGKRVVPIIPDEARTFGMDSFFPTAKIYNPHGQNYTSVDAELMLAYKESPQGQLLHLGINEAGSLAAFTAAGSSYSTHGEPMLPIYIFYSMFGFQRTADAIWAAADQLSRGFLIGATAGRTTLTGEGLQHMDGHSPLFAATNPGVVSYDPAYGYEIAHIVQDGMRRMFGEEGDAGEDVIYYLTVYNEPIVQPKEPENVDVDGILRGMYLLKSGTDAGAKEDAPRVQLLASGVGVPWALEAQELLREDWGVNADVWSVTSWTELRREALECDNEQLRDPGKERRTPYITQCLAEAPGPVIATSDYMRQVQDQIGPWVPQKYYALGADGFGFSDTRAAARRFFNIDGPSMAVQALIALAEEGKVGADVPVTAAREYKLDDPSAGSSGNAGGDA, from the coding sequence GTGTCTTCCGAAGAATCAGGACCGATCATCAACGGTCTGCCCAGTCGACTCCCGGATGTAGATCCGGAGGAGACCGCCGAATGGCTCGAGTCGATGGATGCGGTGCTCCGTAATGGAGGCACCCAGCGGGCTCGTTACCTGATGCTGCGGATGATGCAGCACGCCCGCGAAAACGAGGTTGGTGTGCCCACCACGCGCACCACCGACTACGTGAACACGATTCCGATCGAGCAAGAGCCGTGGTTCCCCGGCGACGAGGACATGGAGCGGGCTTTCCGCCGCCTCGTGCGCTGGAACGCAGCTGTGCTGGTGCACCGGGCGCAGCGTCCCGGCATCGGCGTTGGTGGACACATCTCCACTTACGCATCGGCAGCTTCGCTGTACGAGGTCGGTCTCAACCACTTCTTCCGCGGCCAGGACCACCCCGGTGGCGGTGACCAGATCTTCTTCCAGGGTCACGCTTCCCCGGGCATGTACGCCCGCGCCTTCCTCGAAGGACGCCTGAGCGAAGACCGTCTTGACGGTTTCCGTCAGGAGAAGAGCCACATCGTCAGCGGCAACATCGAGGCGATCCCCTCGTACCCGCACCCGCGCAGCATGGGCGACTTCTGGCAGTTCCCGACCGTGTCGATGGGTCTGGGGCCGATCAACGCGATCTACCAGGCACAGTTCAACCGCTACCTGCACAACCGCGGCATCAAGGACACCTCTCAGCAGCATGTGTGGGCGTTCCTCGGTGACGGTGAAATGGATGAGGTCGAAAGCCGCGGTGCCCTGCAGTGGGCAGCGGGTGAAGAGCTCGACAACCTCACCTTTGTCGTTAACTGCAACCTGCAGCGTCTAGACGGCCCGGTGCGTGGTAACGGCAAGATCATCCAGGAGCTGGAGTCCTACTTCGCCGGTGCAGGATGGAACGTCATCAAGCTGATCTGGGGTCGTGGCTGGGATGAGCTCCTCGCTGCTGACAGCCAGGGCGCGCTGCGCGAGGTTATGAACACCACCCTCGACGGTGACTTCCAGACCTTCCGCGCCAACGACGGTAAGTACGTTCGTGACCACTTCTTCGGACGTGACCCGCGCACCCTGAAGATGGTCGAGAACTGGTCTGACGAAGACATCTGGTGGAAGCTCAAGCGTGGTGGCCACGACTACCGCAAGATCTACGCCGCCTACGACCGTGCAATGAAGCACACCGGCCAGCCGACCGTCATCCTCGCCCACACTATTAAGGGCTACACGCTCGGTTCTCACTTCGCCGGTCGCAACGCTACGCACCAGATGAAGAAACTCGCGCTTGATGACCTGAAGGCGCTGCGCGACACCCTGCACATCCCGTTCACGGACGAGCAGCTGGAGAAAGACCCCTACCTGCCTCCGTACTACAACCCCGGCCCGGACGATGAGCGCGTGCAGTACGCCCTCGAACGTCGCCGTCAGCTCGGTGGTTTCGTTCCGGAGCGCCGCAGCAAACACACCCCGGTGCACCTTCCCGACGACGCGGCATACAAGGTCGCTAAGAAGGGTTCGGGTAAGCAGCAGGTTGCCACCACCATGGCGTTCGTGCGCTTGCTCAAAGACCTCATGCGGGACAAGGAATTCGGCAAGCGCGTTGTGCCGATCATCCCCGACGAGGCCCGCACGTTCGGTATGGACTCGTTCTTCCCGACCGCGAAGATCTACAACCCACACGGCCAGAACTACACCTCGGTGGACGCTGAGCTGATGCTGGCTTACAAGGAGTCCCCACAGGGTCAGCTCTTGCACCTGGGTATCAACGAGGCCGGTTCGTTGGCCGCGTTCACCGCTGCAGGTTCGTCGTACTCCACGCACGGTGAGCCGATGTTGCCGATCTACATCTTCTACTCGATGTTCGGCTTCCAGCGAACGGCTGACGCTATCTGGGCAGCCGCCGACCAGTTGAGCCGAGGCTTCCTCATCGGCGCCACCGCAGGACGGACCACCCTCACCGGTGAAGGCCTGCAGCACATGGACGGCCACAGCCCGCTGTTCGCAGCCACGAACCCCGGCGTCGTCTCCTACGACCCGGCATACGGCTACGAGATCGCGCACATCGTCCAGGACGGTATGCGTCGCATGTTCGGCGAAGAAGGCGACGCTGGCGAAGACGTCATCTACTACCTGACCGTCTACAACGAGCCCATCGTGCAGCCCAAGGAGCCGGAGAACGTCGACGTCGACGGCATCCTGCGCGGTATGTACCTGCTCAAGTCCGGCACCGACGCAGGCGCCAAGGAAGATGCGCCTCGCGTGCAGCTGCTGGCTTCCGGTGTTGGTGTTCCGTGGGCACTCGAAGCCCAGGAACTCCTCCGCGAAGACTGGGGAGTAAACGCTGACGTCTGGTCGGTCACCTCGTGGACCGAGCTGCGCCGCGAAGCTCTGGAATGCGACAACGAGCAGCTGCGCGACCCGGGCAAGGAACGCCGCACGCCCTACATCACGCAGTGCCTCGCCGAAGCTCCCGGCCCGGTCATCGCCACCAGCGACTACATGCGCCAGGTGCAGGACCAGATCGGTCCATGGGTGCCGCAGAAGTACTACGCGCTGGGCGCAGACGGATTCGGTTTCTCCGACACCCGTGCAGCCGCTCGCCGCTTCTTCAACATCGACGGTCCTTCCATGGCAGTCCAGGCGCTCATCGCCCTGGCTGAAGAAGGCAAGGTCGGCGCTGACGTCCCCGTGACCGCAGCACGCGAGTACAAGCTCGACGACCCCTCCGCCGGATCTTCCGGTAACGCTGGCGGCGACGCCTGA
- a CDS encoding glycerophosphodiester phosphodiesterase translates to MKRTCARIFATAAAVGLLTATATAAHASQPGEYHSPGSEGTAMRSPLVIAHRGASGYRPEHTLAAYELAVQYGADYIEPDLVSTKDSVLVDRHEPEISGTTDVAQRPEFARRKKTVTIDGEKMTGWFTEDFTLAELKTLRAKERLPYRHRSARYNGRYQVPTYREVLELRARLSAKYKRPIGVLPEIKHSTYHRQIGLPLEKKVVAETARFGLNRPGAPMWIQSFELTNLRDLKSKYGYRANTTFLTASKGGPADLAARGTTYAELLKPASLARLARSVDGISPEKVQIIPRTSAGTLGKPTSLVADAHKARLKVIPWTFRNENTFLPKEYRVGTKDSQYGRGRDEIVAYLKTGIDGFFTDQPDTGYQAREQLRRSKS, encoded by the coding sequence TCACAGCCGGGGGAGTACCACTCTCCTGGGTCAGAAGGCACTGCAATGCGCTCACCTTTGGTGATTGCTCACCGTGGTGCTTCTGGGTACCGTCCCGAGCACACGCTGGCTGCCTACGAGCTAGCTGTTCAGTACGGCGCTGACTACATCGAGCCTGATCTTGTTTCCACTAAAGATAGTGTGTTGGTTGATCGGCATGAGCCTGAGATCAGCGGCACCACCGATGTTGCTCAGCGTCCTGAATTCGCCCGGCGTAAGAAAACCGTCACGATCGACGGCGAAAAAATGACCGGCTGGTTCACTGAAGACTTCACACTGGCAGAGCTGAAAACTCTCCGCGCTAAAGAACGACTTCCGTACCGTCACCGTTCGGCGCGGTACAACGGCCGCTATCAGGTGCCTACGTACCGTGAAGTACTTGAACTGCGTGCACGGTTGAGCGCGAAGTACAAACGCCCCATCGGTGTGCTCCCCGAAATTAAGCACTCCACGTATCACCGTCAGATCGGGTTGCCGTTGGAGAAAAAGGTTGTGGCCGAGACAGCTCGCTTCGGTCTGAACCGTCCGGGTGCCCCGATGTGGATTCAGTCTTTTGAGTTGACGAATCTGCGCGATTTGAAGAGCAAGTACGGTTATCGCGCCAACACCACTTTCCTCACTGCCTCTAAGGGTGGCCCAGCTGACCTTGCTGCGCGCGGAACCACCTACGCCGAGCTGCTCAAGCCTGCCTCACTAGCACGGCTTGCCCGTAGCGTTGATGGCATCAGCCCTGAGAAGGTGCAGATCATCCCACGTACGTCTGCAGGCACCTTGGGCAAACCGACTTCTTTGGTTGCTGATGCGCACAAAGCACGCCTGAAAGTCATTCCGTGGACGTTCCGGAATGAGAACACGTTCTTGCCTAAGGAGTACCGCGTCGGCACGAAGGACAGCCAGTACGGCCGTGGTCGCGACGAAATCGTCGCCTACCTCAAAACCGGTATCGATGGGTTCTTCACTGACCAGCCTGACACCGGCTACCAGGCACGTGAGCAGCTTCGGCGCAGCAAAAGTTGA
- a CDS encoding peroxiredoxin gives MCDKTQIPEIGDHIADFTARDQHGAVVSLERLRRQTAVLVVFISYAFSGICQGELDEIRDNYEQFRSEHVQTVVVSTDSMFTLRAWGDQNGFEFPLLSDFWPHGGIAKAFGVFDESAGTAIRGTFLIDPSGVLQWKMITSAGQRRDFSAYRQALGVLIGE, from the coding sequence ATGTGCGATAAAACGCAGATACCTGAAATTGGCGACCACATCGCCGATTTCACTGCGCGTGATCAGCATGGCGCTGTCGTCTCACTTGAGCGGCTGCGACGCCAGACCGCAGTTCTCGTTGTGTTCATTTCGTACGCCTTCTCTGGGATATGCCAGGGCGAACTAGACGAAATCCGTGACAACTACGAGCAGTTCCGATCCGAGCATGTGCAGACGGTTGTCGTCTCAACGGATTCGATGTTTACGCTGCGAGCTTGGGGTGACCAGAACGGATTCGAGTTTCCGCTCCTGTCAGATTTCTGGCCTCACGGGGGGATAGCTAAAGCTTTCGGGGTGTTTGACGAGTCTGCAGGCACGGCTATCCGGGGGACCTTTCTCATTGATCCCAGTGGCGTTTTGCAGTGGAAAATGATCACCTCTGCCGGGCAGCGACGAGACTTTTCTGCCTACCGCCAGGCATTAGGGGTCCTCATCGGTGAATAA
- a CDS encoding zinc ribbon domain-containing protein, giving the protein MNTDRTTMKADPGQQWKLLDLASLDTRTAQIAHRRANLPEAEAAAAALRTLEELEAELVRARTDLSDTEREATKAAADVRIVIDRIKRTTARLDDGSASARELQNLQSELESLERRRSVLESERTVVDKRARVLRERVTDLEPREAEASTALTQARAAEKKARNDLDDAEHTISRSRQDFAEGVQSDLLALYEKIRASTGMGAAALTQRRCGGCNLELLGRDLHRVATAPLNEVVRCENCSRIIVRTSDSGL; this is encoded by the coding sequence GTGAACACAGATAGGACCACGATGAAGGCCGACCCCGGTCAGCAATGGAAACTGCTCGACCTCGCCTCGCTGGACACGCGCACTGCGCAGATAGCCCACCGACGCGCCAACCTGCCCGAGGCCGAAGCCGCCGCGGCCGCCCTGCGCACCCTGGAAGAACTCGAAGCCGAACTGGTGCGCGCACGCACAGACCTCAGCGACACTGAGCGCGAAGCAACCAAAGCCGCCGCTGACGTCCGAATCGTCATTGACCGCATCAAACGCACCACCGCTCGCCTTGATGATGGCTCTGCTTCTGCCCGCGAACTGCAGAACCTGCAATCCGAACTCGAATCCCTCGAACGGCGCCGTTCTGTCCTGGAAAGCGAACGAACAGTAGTAGACAAACGCGCACGTGTACTACGCGAACGCGTCACCGACTTGGAACCACGCGAAGCCGAAGCCAGCACAGCTCTGACCCAGGCCCGCGCCGCGGAAAAGAAAGCCCGCAACGACCTTGACGATGCTGAGCACACCATCTCCCGCTCACGTCAAGACTTCGCAGAAGGGGTCCAAAGTGACCTGCTGGCCCTCTACGAAAAAATCCGGGCAAGCACAGGCATGGGAGCCGCAGCACTGACACAACGCCGCTGCGGTGGCTGCAACCTGGAACTGCTTGGCCGTGACCTGCACCGCGTGGCCACGGCGCCTTTGAACGAGGTTGTCCGCTGCGAAAACTGCAGTCGCATCATTGTTCGAACCAGCGACTCCGGGCTGTGA